One genomic segment of Scyliorhinus canicula chromosome 10, sScyCan1.1, whole genome shotgun sequence includes these proteins:
- the xkr9 gene encoding XK-related protein 9 isoform X2: MAVIYEVTDLSMLRLFEAFLETIPQLLLQTFILLVSADRDYIQYGSVIASCMSISWATLDYYAALKKSLFTQQRVTCGFPYVTYFSYKLLTLGARILSIILLVILHPLIAVAYLVVLWLIMFICVLMQKTTFCKSNCQEIIYRIVVGIILLFTFFNIKGQNTRVVMTFYYLFRTVETTAILLLYWFLKGFPRDRGYDLPISITVGLSFIIGIGCLLLFYKCFHPHVYSEAATDEDSNHSERFSDEVDNSQRVPDEVDGVRPEIPAVRLNNINENSSMIHSPVPHPRIGNSRITSCLTF; this comes from the exons ATGGCTGTCATTTATGAAGTAACAGACTTGAGCATGTTACGATTGTTTGAGGCATTTTTGGAAACCATACCTCAACTTCTTCTTCAGACGTTCATCCTCCTGGTGTCTGCTGACCGAGATTATATTCAGT ATGGTTCTGTGATTGCATCTTGCATGAGCATTTCATGGGCTACTTTGGATTACTATGCGGCACTAAAGAAATCTTTGTTCACTCAACAGAGAGTAACTTGTGGATTCCCTTATGTGACGTACTTTTCTTACAAGCTGTTAACACTTGGTGCCAGGATTTTGAGCATAATCCTACTGGTTATTCTGCATCCCTTGATTGCTGTTGCTTACCTGGTTGTTTTGTGGCTAATCATGTTTATCTGTGTCTTGATGCAAAAGACCACATTTTGTAAATCTAACTGTCAAGAAATTATTTACAGGATAGTAGTCGGCATCATCTTGCTTTTCACCTTTTTCAATATAAAAGGTCAGAATACAAGAGTAGTAATGACTTTCTATTATTTATTTAGAACCGTTGAAACTACCGCAATACTTCTCTTATACTGGTTTCTGAAAGGCTTTCCGCGTGACAGAGGATATGATCTGCCCATCAGCATAACTGTAGGGCTATCATTTATTATAGGGATTGGCTGTCTTTTGCTGTTCTACAAATGTTTCCATCCTCACGTTTATTCAGAAGCTGCAACTGATGAAGACTCTAATCATTCTGAAAGGTTTTCTGATGAAGTTGATAATTCTCAAAGGGTTCCTGATGAAGTTGATGGAGTTCGGCCTGAAATTCCAGCAGTGAGACTTAACAACATAAATGAAAACAGCAGCATGATTCACTCACCGGTCCCTCATCCTAGAATAGGAAACAGTAGAATAACCAGTTGTTTAACATTTTAA